The proteins below come from a single Solea senegalensis isolate Sse05_10M linkage group LG2, IFAPA_SoseM_1, whole genome shotgun sequence genomic window:
- the LOC122765616 gene encoding ras-related protein Rab-9A-like, translated as MSKSSLLKVIILGDGGVGKSSLMNRYVTNKFNAHVFHTIGVEFLNKELEVDGHHIVLQIWDTAGQERFRSLRTPFYRGSDCCLLTFSVDDGQSFLNLAHWKKEFTYYADLKDPDSFPFVVVGNKLDVPERQVSGEDARKWCRENGGHPYFETSAKDATNVALAFEEAIRRILATDDRADDLIHTNTVDLSRKTHTDSTCC; from the coding sequence ATGTCCAAGTCGTCACTCTTGAAAGTCATCATCCTGGGCGACGGCGGCGTTGGCAAATCGTCGCTCATGAACCGCTACGTCACCAACAAGTTTAACGCTCACGTCTTCCACACCATTGGCGTGGAGTTCCTCAACAAGGAGCTGGAGGTGGACGGCCACCACATCGTTCTGCAGATTTGGGACACGGCGGGTCAGGAGCGCTTCCGCAGCCTCCGCACGCCTTTCTACCGTGGCTCCGACTGCTGCCTGCTCACCTTCAGCGTCGACGACGGGCAGAGTTTCCTCAACCTGGCTCACTGGAAGAAGGAGTTCACTTATTACGCAGACTTAAAGGACCCGGATAGCTTCCCCTTTGTGGTCGTTGGCAACAAACTGGACGTTCCTGAACGTCAGGTGTCAGGAGAGGATGCGAGGAAGTGGTGCCGTGAGAACGGCGGACACCCGTACTTTGAGACGAGCGCCAAGGACGCTACAAATGTAGCGTTGGCCTTCGAGGAGGCCATTCGCCGCATTCTGGCGACGGATGATAGAGCTGACGACCTCATCCACACTAACACAGTGGATTTATCGAGAAAGACTCACACTGATTCCACCTGCTGCTGA
- the LOC122765615 gene encoding transcription elongation factor A N-terminal and central domain-containing protein — MCRSYDVGCFISLVVMDTRAIDQCVLQMEKFNADRSYGNILTVLSDLDKARVTTEQLETTDVVRVLYKVLKSCSDVSVKKKIKHLLCKWRRYCRDTRGVSVKVLGPHKDEEGGLSPHSASVQAGGSGAATATEGGDGLQAAEKTSVSSDIPSVRAKCAQLLLTALCTEPSDQDVAAQLAGNIEQHIHALHKSNQAKYKTCVRSKVANLRNPKNLHLRLSLLSGSLSPEAFACMSAEEMASAELRQLREAYSSQGLSERQLPQGTQGTQTQKIRCKGCGGSDCRVTQVSRGALFLPAWVRRGGPDEDAMTFVTCSDCGKQWYHSGWICL, encoded by the coding sequence ATGTGTAGGAGTTATGATGTTGGGTGTTTTATTTCTCTAGTCGTCATGGATACAAGAGCAATAGACCAGTGTGTGCTGCAGATGGAGAAATTCAATGCAGACAGAAGCTATGGGAACATCTTGACCGTCCTCAGTGACCTTGATAAGGCTCGAGTCACAACAGAGCAGCTGGAAACCACAGACGTTGTCCGAGTTCTTTACAAGGTCCTGAAAAGCTGCTCGGACGTCAGCGTGAAGAAGAAAATCAAGCACTTGTTGTGCAAGTGGAGACGATACTGCAGAGACACACGGGGTGTCTCTGTGAAGGTCTTAGGACCACACAAAGATGAGGAGGGAGGACTTTCCCCACACTCTGCTTCAGTGCAGGCAGGTGGCAGTGGTGCTGCTACAGCCACAGAGGGAGGTGACGGCCTCCAGGCTGCAGAGAAGACATCTGTATCTTCTGATATTCCTTCCGTAAGAGCCAAATGTGCTCAGCTGCTCCTCACCGCCCTCTGCACTGAACCCTCTGATCAGGATGTGGCTGCACAGCTGGCCGGCAACATAGAGCAACACATCCATGCACTCCACAAATCCAACCAGGCCAAATACAAAACCTGCGTGAGGAGCAAAGTGGCCAACCTGAGGAACCCGAAAAACCTCCACCTGCGCCTCAGCCTCCTGAGCGGCTCCCTCTCGCCCGAGGCCTTCGCCTGTATGTCAGCAGAGGAGATGGCGAGTGCAGAGCTGCGGCAGCTCAGAGAGGCGTACTCGTCGCAGGGACTGAGCGAGAGGCAGCTTCCACAGGGGACCCAGGGGACGCAGACGCAGAAGATCCGCTGCAAAGGTTGTGGAGGGTCGGACTGTAGGGTGACACAGGTGTCCAGAGGTGCGCTGTTCCTGCCGGCGTGGGTGAGGCGGGGCGGCCCTGACGAGGATGCAATGACCTTTGTGACCTGCAGTGACTGTGGGAAGCAGTGGTACCACAGCGGCTGGATCTGTCTATAG
- the LOC122761439 gene encoding neuronal membrane glycoprotein M6-b-like isoform X1, whose protein sequence is MDGTKPAMESNAEDTQDEGQESKGCFECCIKCLGGVPYASLVATILCFSGVALFCGCGHVALTGTLTMLENHFSTVTTDHATLTMVIQIFQYIIYGIASFFFVYAIILLAEGFYTTSAIKKELQSDFKTTACGRCITAFFMFLTYILALAFLAIFCFTAIPVFLFFNMWNTCAAMRSPDFYNNITGITTTLDSICVDVRQYGIIPWNATPGKACGATLGDICDTNEFYLSYHLYIVAFAGAGATAIALIHYLMILAANWAYLRSAVSTHEYQDIKTKDDQDVEAEARSKDGQNSSSYS, encoded by the exons GATGCTTCGAGTGCTGCATCAAATGTCTGGGTGGGGTTCCCTACGCCTCCCTGGTGGCCACCATCCTTTGCTTCTCCGGCGTGGCTCTGTTCTGCGGCTGCGGCCACGTAGCGCTGACAGGCACGCTGACCATGCTGGAGAACCACTTCTCCACAGTCACCACCGACCACGCCACGCTGACCATGGT GATCCAAATCTTTCAGTACATCATCTACGGCATCGcctccttcttcttcgtctACGCCATCATCCTGCTGGCTGAGGGTTTTTACACCACCAGTGCCATCAAGAAGGAGCTGCAGAGCGACTTCAAGACCACCGCCTGTGGACGCTGTATCACTGCCTTT TTCATGTTCCTGACCTACATCCTAGCGCTGGCCTTCCTCGCCATCTTCTGCTTCACGGCGATCCCTGTGTTCCTCTTCTTCAACATGTGGAACACCTGCGCTGCCATGAGGTCACCGGATTTCTACAACAACATCACCGGCATCACCACCACGCTGGATTCCATCTGTGTGGATGTCAGGCAGTATG GTATTATTCCCTGGAACGCCACACCGGGAAAAGCTTGTGGAGCTACACTGGGAGACATCTGTGACACGAATGAG TTCTACCTTTCCTACCATCTCTACATCGTTGCTTTCGCCGGAGCTGGAGCCACCGCCATCGCATTG ATCCACTACTTGATGATTCTGGCAGCCAACTGGGCCTATCTGAGGAGCGCCGTTTCCACACACGAGTACCAGGACATCAAGACCAAGGACGACCAGGACGTAGAGGCCGAGGCGCGCTCAAAAGACGGCCAgaactcctcctcctactcATAA
- the LOC122761439 gene encoding neuronal membrane glycoprotein M6-b-like isoform X2, with translation MGCFECCIKCLGGVPYASLVATILCFSGVALFCGCGHVALTGTLTMLENHFSTVTTDHATLTMVIQIFQYIIYGIASFFFVYAIILLAEGFYTTSAIKKELQSDFKTTACGRCITAFFMFLTYILALAFLAIFCFTAIPVFLFFNMWNTCAAMRSPDFYNNITGITTTLDSICVDVRQYGIIPWNATPGKACGATLGDICDTNEFYLSYHLYIVAFAGAGATAIALIHYLMILAANWAYLRSAVSTHEYQDIKTKDDQDVEAEARSKDGQNSSSYS, from the exons GATGCTTCGAGTGCTGCATCAAATGTCTGGGTGGGGTTCCCTACGCCTCCCTGGTGGCCACCATCCTTTGCTTCTCCGGCGTGGCTCTGTTCTGCGGCTGCGGCCACGTAGCGCTGACAGGCACGCTGACCATGCTGGAGAACCACTTCTCCACAGTCACCACCGACCACGCCACGCTGACCATGGT GATCCAAATCTTTCAGTACATCATCTACGGCATCGcctccttcttcttcgtctACGCCATCATCCTGCTGGCTGAGGGTTTTTACACCACCAGTGCCATCAAGAAGGAGCTGCAGAGCGACTTCAAGACCACCGCCTGTGGACGCTGTATCACTGCCTTT TTCATGTTCCTGACCTACATCCTAGCGCTGGCCTTCCTCGCCATCTTCTGCTTCACGGCGATCCCTGTGTTCCTCTTCTTCAACATGTGGAACACCTGCGCTGCCATGAGGTCACCGGATTTCTACAACAACATCACCGGCATCACCACCACGCTGGATTCCATCTGTGTGGATGTCAGGCAGTATG GTATTATTCCCTGGAACGCCACACCGGGAAAAGCTTGTGGAGCTACACTGGGAGACATCTGTGACACGAATGAG TTCTACCTTTCCTACCATCTCTACATCGTTGCTTTCGCCGGAGCTGGAGCCACCGCCATCGCATTG ATCCACTACTTGATGATTCTGGCAGCCAACTGGGCCTATCTGAGGAGCGCCGTTTCCACACACGAGTACCAGGACATCAAGACCAAGGACGACCAGGACGTAGAGGCCGAGGCGCGCTCAAAAGACGGCCAgaactcctcctcctactcATAA